One Natrinema marinum genomic window carries:
- a CDS encoding twin-arginine translocase subunit TatC, producing MSDEPADGRDVEGPDEPQDAPDERQPAPADAAGSDPEFDGADHLTEAEREDFPDLETDGEGVVGDRPNPEPTYPDPDDDIGGISTPPDDEEMPLADHIEEMVLRLAVVLLFGAGGTAIGLLWASDAIQFVWDNVFPYADGEVPPPHVYHPLELWLTRIKISSLLGIMIALPAFVYECYLFMRPGLYPNERKYYLAAVPTSVVLAAIGMVFSYILVLPVLFRYFTYYAEGSAEIAYALGETFNLIITLTGFLAVVFQIPLFIMLAIMMGVTTRRWLAQKRLYFWAAFAGLAFMFAFDPTGMAPVIVAVTMILLFEGTLLVLKWVGVD from the coding sequence ATGTCGGACGAGCCGGCCGATGGACGCGACGTCGAGGGCCCCGACGAGCCACAGGACGCCCCTGACGAGCGACAGCCAGCGCCCGCCGACGCCGCCGGATCCGATCCCGAGTTCGACGGGGCTGACCACCTTACTGAGGCCGAACGCGAGGACTTTCCGGACCTCGAGACCGACGGCGAGGGCGTCGTCGGCGATCGGCCAAACCCCGAACCGACGTATCCCGATCCCGACGACGACATCGGCGGCATCTCGACGCCGCCGGACGACGAGGAGATGCCGCTGGCCGACCACATCGAGGAGATGGTCCTCCGGCTGGCGGTCGTCCTCCTGTTCGGGGCCGGCGGGACGGCGATCGGCCTGCTGTGGGCGTCCGACGCCATCCAGTTCGTCTGGGACAACGTCTTCCCCTACGCCGACGGCGAGGTGCCGCCGCCGCACGTCTACCACCCGCTCGAGCTCTGGCTGACCCGGATCAAGATCTCGTCGCTGCTGGGTATCATGATCGCGCTGCCGGCGTTCGTCTACGAGTGTTACCTGTTCATGCGCCCGGGGCTGTACCCCAACGAGCGCAAGTACTACCTCGCGGCCGTCCCGACCAGCGTCGTGCTGGCGGCGATCGGGATGGTGTTCTCCTACATCCTCGTCCTGCCGGTTCTGTTCAGGTACTTCACCTACTACGCCGAGGGGAGCGCGGAGATCGCGTACGCGCTCGGCGAGACGTTCAACCTGATCATCACGCTGACGGGCTTTCTCGCGGTCGTCTTCCAGATTCCGCTCTTTATCATGCTGGCGATCATGATGGGCGTGACGACCCGCCGCTGGCTCGCCCAGAAGCGGCTGTACTTCTGGGCGGCGTTCGCCGGTCTGGCGTTCATGTTCGCGTTCGACCCGACGGGGATGGCCCCCGTCATCGTCGCGGTCACGATGATCCTGCTCTTCGAAGGGACGCTGCTCGTCCTGAAGTGGGTCGGCGTCGACTAG